Proteins co-encoded in one Flavobacterium fluviale genomic window:
- a CDS encoding MFS transporter: protein MEDKSIFKSWVPKWAIIIILFVCLLHSMILLGVYTSNVTYAASFLDIEPEDLQFAMCVTYGTLLATILIESRFSSFFPAKNYLMAVYSLIGITIISSAYITNFYLFLMLRIVEGILMALPVITIRQLLIEQFNSKNAIIIGFSFYYGSLLLSTPFIMNIAVWFLDHYDWKYMLYVSGGLQVLNVFLILVTFRGHRITKKIPLYQIDWMSYFLVLTAILCGAYFFVYAEKKYWFDSSQMVIMLMISLITGGLFIFKERLVKRPTFDFEVFKYANLRIGFLLFFLFYISRATLSLCHSAMFSIWNWDPSRVAGVQYINGLGNVIGLILAAYFLMKSVSTKVIFIIGFSLIALFHFWFTFLFVPDVALSDIIIPYVLQGIGVGFLFVPLILFTTSSVPAKMAVSSGIVGVSGRFWGSTIGFCVMQNAVVFLNKKHFLKLSQFVTGENPEAQKTIASTAQSFMAKGYSSDNANTLALKKVFGTVAKQATLLADMEIYTIVGYGLVVLIVLIACNQHLRQTMTLVKSKIWIG, encoded by the coding sequence ATGGAGGATAAAAGTATTTTTAAATCATGGGTTCCAAAATGGGCAATCATTATTATTTTGTTTGTCTGTCTTTTGCATTCCATGATTTTATTGGGAGTTTATACTTCAAACGTAACCTACGCAGCTAGTTTTCTGGATATCGAGCCAGAAGATTTGCAGTTTGCAATGTGCGTTACGTATGGAACTTTGCTCGCCACGATTTTAATTGAAAGCCGATTTTCGAGTTTTTTCCCTGCAAAAAATTACCTAATGGCGGTGTATTCCTTAATCGGGATTACGATTATTTCATCGGCGTACATTACCAATTTTTATCTTTTTTTAATGTTGAGAATTGTAGAAGGAATTTTAATGGCGCTTCCGGTAATTACAATCAGACAATTATTAATTGAACAGTTTAATTCTAAAAATGCCATTATAATTGGTTTTTCATTTTACTACGGTTCGCTGTTATTGTCAACGCCATTTATTATGAATATTGCCGTTTGGTTTCTAGATCATTACGATTGGAAATACATGCTGTACGTTTCGGGCGGCTTGCAGGTTTTGAATGTCTTTTTAATCTTAGTTACTTTTCGCGGGCACCGAATCACAAAGAAAATTCCGTTATATCAAATCGACTGGATGAGTTATTTTTTGGTTTTAACAGCCATTCTTTGCGGCGCTTATTTTTTTGTTTATGCTGAGAAAAAATATTGGTTTGACTCTTCTCAAATGGTTATAATGCTGATGATTTCTTTGATTACAGGAGGTTTATTCATCTTTAAAGAACGCTTGGTAAAAAGGCCGACTTTTGATTTTGAAGTTTTTAAATACGCCAATCTCCGAATCGGGTTTTTATTGTTTTTTCTTTTTTACATCAGCAGGGCAACGCTGAGTCTTTGTCATTCGGCGATGTTTTCTATTTGGAATTGGGATCCGTCGCGTGTTGCGGGCGTGCAATACATTAACGGACTAGGAAATGTAATCGGACTTATTTTAGCGGCTTATTTTCTGATGAAATCCGTTTCGACCAAAGTTATTTTCATCATTGGATTTTCGCTGATTGCGTTGTTTCATTTTTGGTTTACATTCCTTTTTGTGCCCGATGTGGCGCTGTCAGATATTATAATCCCGTATGTTTTACAAGGCATTGGAGTTGGATTTTTATTTGTTCCGCTCATCTTATTTACTACATCATCGGTTCCGGCAAAAATGGCGGTTTCTTCGGGAATTGTCGGTGTTTCTGGTCGTTTTTGGGGAAGTACAATTGGTTTTTGTGTGATGCAGAATGCGGTTGTATTTTTAAACAAAAAACACTTTTTAAAACTTAGTCAATTCGTAACAGGCGAAAATCCCGAAGCACAGAAGACTATTGCTTCAACTGCACAGAGTTTTATGGCAAAAGGATATTCTTCAGATAATGCGAATACTTTAGCGCTAAAAAAAGTTTTTGGAACAGTTGCTAAACAAGCAACTTTATTGGCAGATATGGAAATTTATACTATTGTAGGATATGGTCTCGTGGTTTTGATTGTTCTAATAGCATGTAATCAGCATTTGAGACAGACTATGACTTTGGTGAAGAGTAAGATTTGGATAGGCTGA